One Thermococcus kodakarensis KOD1 genomic window carries:
- a CDS encoding integrase: MVKPFAWDKGLDYEKTYRQILNHYRQATRDTSKAYDIILLTQLRNGSRLTEAINFLKKLIEEKPFKRQKYIKVEKRKDGYERLMVLPEEIDKKELMRVSYVIKEANKWKVSTYCKRTYGFNTHALRYALISYLSQKGVAPQLIAKITGHKTLDYILYYTQQQKAEELLKDLR, from the coding sequence GTGGTGAAACCCTTCGCATGGGACAAAGGCCTCGACTATGAGAAAACCTATCGACAGATCCTCAACCACTATCGCCAAGCCACCCGTGACACATCCAAAGCCTACGACATCATACTCCTGACTCAACTCCGCAACGGCTCCAGGCTCACCGAGGCCATCAACTTCCTCAAAAAGCTCATTGAAGAAAAGCCCTTCAAGCGCCAGAAGTACATCAAAGTCGAAAAGCGGAAAGACGGCTATGAAAGGCTCATGGTTCTTCCAGAGGAAATTGATAAGAAAGAGCTGATGAGGGTCTCCTACGTCATCAAAGAGGCCAACAAGTGGAAGGTCTCAACCTATTGTAAAAGGACCTACGGGTTCAACACCCACGCCTTGAGGTATGCACTAATATCATATCTATCTCAGAAAGGCGTTGCTCCACAGCTTATAGCAAAGATTACCGGCCACAAGACGCTCGACTACATTCTATACTACACCCAACAGCAGAAGGCAGAAGAGCTTCTCAAGGACCTGAGGTGA
- the dph5 gene encoding diphthine synthase yields MVLYFIGLGLYDEKDITLKGLETARRCDKVFAEFYTSLLAGTTLEKIEELIGKPIVRLSREDVELNFERIVLPEAKDKDVAFLTAGDPMVATTHSDLRIRAKKAGVKSYVIHAPSIYSAVAITGLQIYKFGKSATVAYPEKNWFPTSHYDVIRDNKERGLHTLLFLDIKADQNRYMTANEAMEILLKVEEMKGEGVFTPETLVVVLARAGSLEPTLRAGYVRELINEDFGRQPHVLIVPGRLHIVEAEYLVEFAGAPEKILEEV; encoded by the coding sequence ATGGTGCTGTACTTCATTGGGCTTGGGCTTTACGATGAAAAGGACATCACACTCAAGGGACTGGAAACGGCGAGAAGGTGTGATAAAGTCTTCGCTGAGTTCTACACTTCCCTTTTAGCAGGTACCACCCTTGAGAAAATTGAGGAGCTCATCGGCAAGCCGATAGTTCGACTCAGCAGGGAGGATGTTGAGCTGAACTTCGAGAGAATAGTTCTTCCCGAGGCTAAGGACAAAGACGTTGCGTTTTTAACCGCCGGAGACCCGATGGTGGCAACTACTCACTCAGACCTCAGGATAAGGGCAAAGAAAGCTGGAGTTAAGAGCTACGTTATCCACGCTCCAAGCATTTACTCCGCGGTGGCAATCACCGGTCTTCAGATATACAAGTTCGGGAAGAGCGCTACCGTTGCCTATCCCGAGAAGAACTGGTTCCCGACGAGCCACTACGACGTGATAAGGGATAACAAAGAAAGGGGTCTCCACACGCTTCTGTTCCTCGACATCAAGGCAGACCAGAACCGCTACATGACGGCCAATGAAGCGATGGAGATACTTCTCAAAGTCGAGGAAATGAAAGGTGAAGGAGTGTTCACCCCTGAGACTCTCGTTGTCGTCTTAGCGAGGGCTGGTTCGCTTGAGCCGACTCTGAGGGCCGGCTACGTCAGGGAGCTCATAAACGAGGACTTCGGAAGACAGCCCCACGTCCTTATCGTCCCAGGCAGGCTTCACATAGTTGAGGCAGAATACCTGGTGGAGTTCGCTGGAGCACCCGAGAAGATACTCGAAGAAGTTTAG